The Methylomonas koyamae genome has a segment encoding these proteins:
- a CDS encoding IS5 family transposase, whose translation MRGHDAIQNSWFSYVSLEDRIPKQHPLRRLRLLVDGVLASMDAVFAECYSHTGRPSIAPEKLLRALLLQVLYTVRSERQLMEQLDYNLLFRWFVGLGIDDAVWERSVFSANRERLLSEALSREFFERVLAIAEWQNLVSDEHFSVDGSLIEAWASHKSFVKKDGSGPDKPAGRNPEVDFSGEKRSNATHQSTTDPEARLYKKGEYTEAKLRYITHALSENRNGLIVDVETTQATGTAEIEAAQTMIKRRVPKGGSVGADKGYDQPAFVNKLKTQDIKAHVARKKTGSAVDGRTARGKAYAQSLKRRKIVEEAFGWIKTVGGLRKTRHIGLAKVAGQALFCFAAYNLTRLLNLLVFTPKPAWSAPT comes from the coding sequence ATGCGCGGACACGATGCCATTCAAAATAGCTGGTTCAGCTACGTTAGCCTGGAAGACCGTATTCCCAAACAGCATCCGTTGCGTCGTTTACGGCTACTCGTCGATGGCGTATTGGCCTCTATGGATGCGGTCTTTGCCGAATGCTACTCCCATACTGGCCGCCCGTCGATTGCGCCCGAAAAACTGCTGCGCGCCTTGCTATTGCAAGTGCTGTACACCGTTCGTAGCGAACGCCAGTTGATGGAACAGCTGGACTACAACCTGCTGTTTCGCTGGTTTGTCGGTTTGGGTATCGACGATGCTGTCTGGGAACGCAGCGTGTTCAGCGCCAACCGCGAGCGCCTGCTGTCCGAAGCACTGAGTCGCGAGTTTTTTGAGCGGGTCTTGGCCATTGCCGAATGGCAAAACCTGGTGTCCGACGAACACTTCAGTGTCGACGGCAGCCTGATCGAAGCCTGGGCCTCGCACAAAAGCTTCGTGAAGAAAGACGGCAGCGGTCCTGATAAACCCGCCGGCCGCAATCCCGAGGTCGACTTCAGCGGCGAAAAGCGCAGCAATGCCACGCATCAGAGCACGACAGACCCCGAAGCGCGGCTTTACAAGAAAGGCGAATACACCGAGGCCAAACTGCGTTACATCACCCATGCCCTATCCGAGAATCGTAACGGCCTGATTGTCGATGTCGAAACCACCCAAGCCACCGGCACCGCTGAAATCGAAGCCGCGCAAACAATGATCAAACGCCGTGTTCCCAAAGGCGGCAGCGTCGGTGCCGACAAAGGCTATGACCAACCGGCGTTCGTCAACAAACTCAAGACGCAAGACATCAAAGCCCATGTTGCTCGCAAAAAGACCGGCAGTGCCGTCGATGGCCGCACCGCGCGCGGCAAAGCGTACGCTCAAAGCCTCAAGCGCCGCAAAATCGTCGAAGAAGCCTTCGGCTGGATCAAGACCGTCGGGGGCCTGCGTAAAACCCGCCACATCGGCTTAGCCAAAGTCGCAGGTCAGGCCTTGTTTTGCTTTGCCGCCTACAACCTGACGCGCTTGCTCAACCTATTGGTGTTCACGCCGAAACCGGCGTGGAGTGCGCCCACCTAG
- a CDS encoding DUF6680 family protein, with protein MTVSDIFMILAVLVGPVIAVQLTRYLDDKREVRDRKLQVFKTLMATRA; from the coding sequence GTGACTGTCTCAGATATCTTCATGATCCTCGCGGTGCTTGTGGGTCCGGTAATCGCCGTGCAACTAACACGTTACCTCGACGATAAGAGAGAGGTTCGTGATCGGAAGCTCCAAGTCTTCAAGACGCTAATGGCGACTCGCGCATAG
- a CDS encoding site-specific integrase, producing the protein MATHFSFTKPQLDALPFPAPGERVIYHDTHKNAAGLQLRVTSTGKTFFIQRRVDGKPERVTIGKFPDYSIENARKEAARLTALIAQGINPNTDARALKTETTLQELFDNFLQHRRNKRGAFLSEKTKRSYRYDFGLYLSKWSKRKLSQLKDTDFSNLHTEIGKEHPTTANRVIAMASSLFSYANEERLFKGANPASGIKKYPENPRARFLQSDELPAFFSALAEESNETLRDYFLISLLTGARRSNVQEMQWSQISFDRAEWRIPTTKNGEPQTVALTAEALEILRNRKTDNTDVWVFPGTGATGHIVEPKKAWKRVLERAGIDDLRIHDLRRTLGSWQAKTGASLAIVGKSLNHKSPSTTAIYARLDIDPVRESVDRATGAMLAAAGVKPIGGVVELKAKLKKQQR; encoded by the coding sequence ATGGCTACACATTTCAGCTTTACAAAACCACAGCTTGACGCCCTGCCCTTTCCTGCCCCGGGCGAGCGCGTTATCTATCACGACACCCACAAAAACGCGGCAGGTCTACAGCTTAGAGTCACCAGCACCGGAAAAACCTTTTTTATTCAGCGGCGCGTAGACGGCAAGCCGGAGCGCGTCACCATAGGTAAATTTCCAGACTACTCAATTGAGAACGCCAGAAAAGAGGCGGCAAGGCTAACGGCCTTAATTGCTCAAGGTATCAACCCCAATACCGACGCCAGAGCCTTAAAGACCGAAACCACCCTGCAAGAATTGTTCGACAATTTTTTACAGCACCGGCGCAACAAACGCGGCGCGTTCCTGTCGGAGAAAACCAAACGCAGCTACCGTTACGACTTCGGCTTGTATCTGAGTAAATGGAGCAAGCGCAAACTATCACAGCTCAAAGATACCGACTTCAGCAACCTACATACCGAAATCGGCAAGGAACACCCCACCACGGCAAACCGCGTAATAGCTATGGCTTCTAGCCTTTTCAGTTACGCCAACGAGGAAAGACTATTCAAAGGCGCAAACCCTGCCAGCGGTATCAAGAAATACCCAGAAAACCCGCGTGCTAGGTTTCTGCAATCCGATGAATTACCGGCTTTCTTTTCTGCGCTGGCCGAAGAATCCAACGAAACCTTACGCGATTACTTTTTAATTTCCCTGCTAACCGGGGCGCGGCGCTCGAATGTGCAAGAAATGCAATGGAGCCAGATCAGCTTTGACAGGGCGGAGTGGCGCATACCCACCACCAAGAACGGCGAGCCGCAAACCGTTGCCCTAACCGCCGAAGCCTTGGAAATTCTACGAAACCGAAAAACCGATAATACTGACGTTTGGGTATTTCCAGGCACCGGCGCAACCGGCCACATCGTCGAACCAAAGAAAGCCTGGAAACGGGTATTGGAACGCGCAGGAATTGACGATTTACGCATCCACGACCTACGCCGCACTCTTGGCAGTTGGCAGGCCAAAACCGGGGCGTCTTTGGCAATAGTGGGCAAATCGCTTAACCACAAATCGCCATCGACAACGGCGATTTATGCCCGCCTAGACATTGACCCTGTGCGCGAATCGGTAGACCGGGCAACCGGCGCAATGCTGGCCGCTGCTGGTGTTAAGCCCATCGGGGGAGTGGTAGAACTAAAAGCTAAATTAAAGAAGCAACAGCGGTGA
- a CDS encoding helix-turn-helix domain-containing protein: MAEATTSNDEIFNNTAAAEYIGVTPRTLEVWRCTKRYQIPFIKVGRLVKYRKSALDAFLESRTVDAEV; encoded by the coding sequence ATGGCCGAAGCTACAACTTCAAACGACGAGATTTTCAACAACACCGCCGCAGCGGAATACATCGGCGTCACCCCGCGCACGCTGGAAGTCTGGCGCTGCACTAAGCGTTACCAAATCCCCTTTATTAAAGTCGGTCGATTGGTGAAATACCGCAAATCCGCGTTAGATGCTTTTCTTGAATCTCGCACTGTAGATGCGGAGGTTTAA
- a CDS encoding DUF3987 domain-containing protein: MGSAVESFKTAIQAHGLQPPETIQPGKFHRFAGYGKKRGDDAAWCKLFDDLRGGVFGDFSTGLDEHWQFETERTYSAEERAAFKQRIEAERQQRLAEELLQHEAAEKQAADILAAAKADPKQHAYATKKGVNFGPRVRRGTWPQRGWMDALLIPIYGADGKVWTLEAINTDGEKDYLKGGRKRGGFHPLGKISGASRVLIGEGLATVAAVHAVDGAPAVAAMDAGNLSAAALAVRTLAPDAEIILLTDNDIKPDGSNPGLKAATEAAQAVGGRVAVPELDGQKCDFWDVLQQRGADAVREALVTLQDIATATVATPATDGDHPWPKPQPLTAKIEPEAYPLDALPDTIREAVEEVAAFVKAPLPLVAGSALGALSLAIQAHCDIKRAERLSGPVGLFMLSIADSGERKTTCDGFFTSAIRQYEAEQAELAAPLLKDYAAELSAWTAEREGLLAAIKDAVKRDKPTQKHRDDLKELEHAKPEPPRIPRLILGDETPENLAYTLAKKWPAAGVVSSEAGVVFGAHGMGKDSVMRNLALLNTLWDGGALSIGRRSSESFTVKDARLTVALQIQEATLRAFFDKSGALARGTGFLARFLVAWPESTQGNRPFTDPPDTWPKLARFHQRITEILNTPAPINEQGGLNPVMLSFTPAAKAAWIAFHDAIEAELKSGGELYDVRDVASKTADNAARLAVLFHGFTNGIGGAVDVDSFDGASSIAAWHLSESRRFFGELALPVELANAARLDAWLIDYAKRERTHLISKRHVLQHGPLRSDAALVAALKELDELDRARLIQDSKRKTIKLNPALLAGGE, translated from the coding sequence ATGGGTAGCGCTGTCGAATCCTTCAAAACGGCCATTCAAGCCCACGGCCTACAACCGCCGGAAACGATCCAACCCGGCAAGTTTCACCGTTTCGCCGGTTATGGCAAGAAACGCGGCGACGATGCGGCCTGGTGTAAGTTGTTCGACGACTTGCGCGGCGGCGTGTTTGGCGATTTTTCCACCGGCCTCGACGAGCATTGGCAATTTGAAACCGAACGCACCTACAGCGCCGAAGAGCGGGCAGCCTTCAAACAACGGATTGAAGCCGAGCGCCAGCAACGCCTAGCCGAAGAGTTGCTCCAGCATGAAGCGGCGGAAAAGCAAGCGGCGGACATCCTGGCCGCGGCGAAAGCCGATCCGAAACAACATGCCTACGCAACCAAGAAAGGCGTTAATTTCGGCCCAAGGGTAAGGCGTGGCACGTGGCCGCAACGCGGCTGGATGGATGCCTTGCTGATTCCGATTTATGGCGCAGACGGCAAAGTCTGGACGTTGGAAGCGATCAACACCGACGGCGAAAAGGATTATTTAAAAGGCGGACGCAAGCGCGGCGGCTTTCATCCGTTAGGCAAAATTAGCGGGGCTAGTCGGGTGCTGATTGGTGAAGGCCTGGCAACGGTGGCGGCGGTTCATGCCGTGGATGGCGCGCCAGCGGTAGCGGCCATGGATGCCGGCAATCTATCGGCAGCGGCGCTGGCCGTGCGTACGTTGGCCCCGGATGCTGAAATCATCCTTTTGACAGATAACGACATTAAACCAGACGGCAGTAATCCCGGCTTAAAGGCAGCCACCGAAGCGGCGCAAGCGGTGGGCGGTCGTGTTGCGGTTCCAGAGCTGGACGGGCAAAAATGCGACTTTTGGGACGTATTGCAGCAACGCGGAGCCGATGCGGTACGGGAAGCGCTGGTAACACTTCAGGACATTGCTACAGCTACAGTTGCTACACCTGCTACAGATGGCGATCACCCCTGGCCCAAGCCGCAACCCCTAACCGCCAAAATCGAACCCGAAGCCTACCCATTAGACGCCTTGCCGGACACGATCCGCGAAGCGGTCGAAGAGGTGGCGGCCTTTGTCAAAGCGCCGCTTCCTTTGGTCGCGGGTTCGGCGCTGGGGGCGCTGTCACTGGCGATTCAAGCCCATTGCGACATCAAGCGGGCCGAACGCCTATCCGGGCCGGTTGGTCTTTTTATGCTGAGTATTGCCGATTCCGGCGAACGCAAAACCACGTGCGACGGCTTTTTTACATCGGCGATCCGCCAATATGAAGCCGAGCAAGCCGAACTTGCCGCGCCATTGCTGAAAGACTACGCGGCGGAATTGTCGGCATGGACCGCCGAGCGGGAAGGCTTGCTAGCGGCGATCAAGGACGCAGTAAAAAGGGACAAGCCCACGCAAAAGCACCGCGACGACCTGAAAGAACTGGAACACGCCAAACCCGAACCGCCGAGAATCCCGCGACTGATATTAGGCGACGAAACCCCGGAAAACCTAGCCTATACCTTGGCTAAAAAATGGCCGGCTGCGGGCGTGGTATCGAGTGAAGCGGGCGTCGTGTTTGGGGCGCATGGCATGGGCAAGGATTCGGTCATGCGTAACCTAGCCCTACTCAATACCCTTTGGGACGGCGGCGCATTATCGATTGGCCGCCGGTCGTCGGAATCGTTTACCGTGAAGGATGCGCGGCTTACCGTGGCCTTGCAGATTCAGGAAGCGACCTTGCGGGCGTTCTTCGATAAATCCGGCGCACTGGCACGGGGCACCGGCTTTCTGGCGCGGTTCCTGGTGGCGTGGCCCGAATCAACCCAAGGCAATCGACCGTTTACCGATCCGCCGGACACTTGGCCCAAGCTGGCGCGATTTCATCAACGCATTACCGAGATATTGAATACCCCGGCCCCCATCAACGAACAAGGCGGCCTTAATCCGGTCATGTTGTCATTTACCCCGGCGGCAAAAGCGGCCTGGATAGCCTTTCACGATGCCATTGAAGCAGAGTTGAAATCCGGCGGCGAACTGTACGACGTGCGCGACGTTGCCAGCAAAACCGCGGATAACGCGGCGCGGTTGGCGGTGCTGTTTCATGGCTTTACCAATGGCATTGGCGGCGCGGTGGATGTTGATAGCTTTGACGGCGCAAGCAGTATTGCGGCCTGGCACCTGTCGGAATCCCGCCGGTTTTTTGGTGAACTGGCGTTGCCGGTCGAGCTGGCGAACGCGGCGCGGCTGGATGCCTGGCTGATCGATTACGCCAAACGGGAACGGACGCACCTAATTAGCAAGCGCCATGTTTTGCAGCATGGCCCGTTACGGAGCGATGCGGCCCTGGTGGCGGCCTTGAAGGAACTCGACGAACTCGACCGGGCAAGATTGATTCAGGACAGCAAGCGCAAAACCATCAAACTCAATCCGGCGCTGTTGGCGGGTGGTGAATAA